The Salvia miltiorrhiza cultivar Shanhuang (shh) chromosome 1, IMPLAD_Smil_shh, whole genome shotgun sequence genome has a window encoding:
- the LOC131006214 gene encoding uncharacterized protein LOC131006214, which translates to MNELVLKCFDGGGDNKEYYLSITSPQDMSPKEGFEITNLFFYDNENYVSGNICRMLLYFYYQGKIVLCNLTTKELKFIAPPKKPIQCNILFQGCGLGYDAKSGDYKLIQKYHLWSWCNVRHRSDYEETKTELYSLKSCSWKEIPSPDACICAHCGVYVEGSCYWQARLGSAFGGPSSEPALDVLSFDFTSECFSCIPSPTGDDGLTYDLVECRGFLGAIAYESTDEESKCGAKSFELLVWKESSWAKSYVVALYGIENPLGLKDGRFLFLKRKIFGSDKPYQLVVYDCITKELKKYDTDARAQNVSVVSHVDDRVELVYDWISMKVFYYAENCALLPNDAKISQNAEEFVLEGFQKIDIQP; encoded by the exons ATGAATGAGCTTGTTTTGAAATGTTTCGATGGTGGTGGCGATAATaaggagtattatttatctattacgTCTCCCCAAGATATGTCTCCCAAGGAAGGCTTTGAAATTACCAATCTCTTCTTttatgataatgaaaattatgtTAGTGGTAATATTTGCCGGATGCTgttgtatttctattatcaaGGCAAAATTGTTCTTTGCAACCTAACAACTAAAGAGCTGAAATTTATTGCTCCGCCGAAGAAACCCATTCAATGTAATATCCTTTTCCAGGGTTGTGGTCTCGGATACGATGCTAAATCCGGCGACTACAAGTTGATACAGAAGTATCACCTATGGTCTTGGTGCAATGTCCGACATCGTTCTGATTATGAAGAGACGAAAACTGAGTTGTATTCGCTTAAAAGTTGTTCTTGGAAGGAGATTCCGAGTCCTGATGCTTGTATTTGCGCCCATTGTGGTGTGTACGTTGAGGGGAGTTGCTATTGGCAAGCAAGACTTGGTTCGGCCTTTGGTGGTCCATCAAGTGAACCAGCATTAGATGTTCTATCATTTGACTTCACCAGTGAATGTTTCTCTTGCATCCCTTCCCCGACTGGAGATGATGGGTTGACATATGATCTTGTCGAGTGTCGTGGGTTTCTGGGTGCTATTGCCTATGAATCTACCGATGAAGAATCAAAGTGTGGAGCCAAGTCTTTTGAGCTTTTGGTATGGAAAGAAAGTTCGTGGGCCAAATCATATGTTGTTGCTCTTTACGGCATTGAAAACCCGTTGGGATTGAAGGATGGTCGATTTTTGTTTCTTAAAAGGAAGATATTCGGTAGTGATAAGCCCTATCAGTTAGTAGTTTATGATTGTATTACGAAGGAGTTGAAGAAATATGATACTGATGCTCGTGCACAAAACGTGAGTGTTGTCTCTCATGTTGATGATAGAGTTGAGCTAGTTTATGACTGGATTTCGATGAAGGTTTTTTATTATGCTGAGAATTGTGCTCTGCTGCCGAATGATGCAAAAAT CTCACAAAATGCTGAAGAATTCGTCCTCGAAGGTTTTCAGAAGATCGACATCCAGCCATGA
- the LOC131006213 gene encoding F-box/kelch-repeat protein At3g23880-like isoform X2 produces METRDIYPSLSKEIIEEILLRLPVKSLLRFRCVSKAWQSLIDRKRFIRTHLQNSARNPSLARHKVLLLKYVSSLPTLLQRSVLDSSDTDDALELEFPFDFIKIVGCCNGLVCLLLDRERQREFVLWNPSLRISKKLSETDMMSFFQFYCCGFGWDESSGDYKVFAIAKRASGKSIYWIYSLKSDSWKESEEVKGWDSCKKEDRSRYDKCEMGVFASGSLHWETTDRRGVVACDLKREALGAVELPECSECCRWQGIEVIGECLMVYYWCEDSSCLDFWMKKKESWEKVVVLDDYFFSPLYISPTLAPFWSGGFFFIKIGNLLVFDGKRFRNVVSLKYADVYIESLVSPLEL; encoded by the coding sequence ATGGAGACCCGAGACATTTACCCATCTCTTTCCAAAGAAATCATCGAAGAAATACTGTTAAGACTACCGGTGAAATCACTCCTGAGATTCAGGTGCGTCTCGAAAGCATGGCAATCTCTGATCGACAGAAAACGATTCATCAGAACCCACCTTCAAAATTCGGCAAGAAACCCTAGTTTAGCCCGCCACAAGGTTTTGCTGCTCAAATATGTGTCTTCACTGCCAACGCTGTTGCAACGCTCTGTACTCGATAGCTCAGATACTGATGATGCTCTAGAATTGGAATTCCCATTCGATTTTATTAAGATCGTTGGTTGCTGCAATGGGCTGGTTTGCCTTTTACTGGATAGAGAAAGACAAAGAGAGTTTGTGTTGTGGAACCCATCTCTCAGAATCTCCAAGAAACTGTCTGAGACAGACATGATGTCATTCTTTCAATTCTACTGTTGTGGGTTCGGTTGGGATGAATCGAGTGGCGATTACAAGGTTTTTGCGATTGCGAAGAGAGCCAGCGGCAAATCTATATATTGGATATATAGCTTGAAGAGTGATTCATGGAAGGAATCAGAGGAAGTGAAGGGTTGGGATTCATGTAAGAAGGAGGATCGTAGTAGGTATGACAAATGTGAAATGGGGGTATTTGCAAGTGGGAGTCTTCATTGGGAGACGACTGATAGACGAGGCGTGGTTGCTTGCGACTTGAAGAGAGAGGCGTTGGGGGCGGTGGAGCTGCCCGAGTGCTCGGAGTGCTGCCGGTGGCAAGGTATTGAGGTTATTGGGGAATGCCTTATGGTATATTACTGGTGCGAGGATTCGAGTTGCTTGGATTTTTGGATGAAGAAGAAGGAGTCTTGGGAGAAAGTGGTGGTTCTTGATGACTACTTCTTTAGTCCTCTCTATATTTCTCCCACCTTGGCTCCTTTTTGGAGTGGTgggtttttttttatcaagattGGGAATTTGTTGGTTTTTGATGGGAAAAGGTTTAGGAATGTGGTCTCGTTGAAATATGCCGATGTCTACATTGAAAGTTTAGTCTCACCATTAGAGTTATAG
- the LOC131013458 gene encoding uncharacterized protein LOC131013458, protein MAGLRHTMAIAMMYSLKHESWKEVKGWDSWKKTNGIGIVRDTMRMGMLASGSLHWERCDRRGVVAFDLKREVIGAVELPECSEGCRWLGIGVIGECLSAYYRREYSSCVGIWMKKKESWEKVVVLDQLCNPLHISPALAPFWGGGFLLIKIGNLMVFDRKRIRVMVSDVYIESLVSPLEA, encoded by the coding sequence ATGGCCGGGTTGAGACACACCATGGCTATAGCTATGATGTATAGCTTGAAGCATGAGTCATGGAAGGAAGTGAAGGGTTGGGATTCATGGAAGAAGACGAATGGTATTGGTATAGTTAGGGATACAATGAGGATGGGGATGTTAGCAAGTGGGAGTCTTCACTGGGAGAGGTGTGATAGACGAGGCGTGGTTGCTTTCGACTTGAAGAGGGAGGTGATCGGGGCGGTGGAGCTGCCGGAGTGCTCGGAAGGCTGCCGGTGGCTGGGAATTGGGGTGATCGGAGAATGCCTTTCGGCATACTACAGGCGCGAGTATTCGAGTTGCGTGGGGATTTGGATGAAGAAGAAGGAGTCTTGGGAGAAAGTGGTGGTTCTTGATCAGCTGTGTAATCCTCTCCATATTTCTCCGGCCTTGGCTCCTTTTTGGGGTGGTGGGTTTTTGTTGATCAAGATTGGGAATTTGATGGTTTTTGATAGGAAAAGGATTAGGGTTATGGTTTCTGATGTTTACATTGAAAGTTTAGTCTCACCGTTAGAGGCctag
- the LOC131006213 gene encoding F-box/kelch-repeat protein At3g23880-like isoform X1, producing MRIDDEKVFSCSPPAMETRDIYPSLSKEIIEEILLRLPVKSLLRFRCVSKAWQSLIDRKRFIRTHLQNSARNPSLARHKVLLLKYVSSLPTLLQRSVLDSSDTDDALELEFPFDFIKIVGCCNGLVCLLLDRERQREFVLWNPSLRISKKLSETDMMSFFQFYCCGFGWDESSGDYKVFAIAKRASGKSIYWIYSLKSDSWKESEEVKGWDSCKKEDRSRYDKCEMGVFASGSLHWETTDRRGVVACDLKREALGAVELPECSECCRWQGIEVIGECLMVYYWCEDSSCLDFWMKKKESWEKVVVLDDYFFSPLYISPTLAPFWSGGFFFIKIGNLLVFDGKRFRNVVSLKYADVYIESLVSPLEL from the exons ATGCGAATTGATGAT GAGAAAGTATTTTCGTGTTCGCCGCCAGCTATGGAGACCCGAGACATTTACCCATCTCTTTCCAAAGAAATCATCGAAGAAATACTGTTAAGACTACCGGTGAAATCACTCCTGAGATTCAGGTGCGTCTCGAAAGCATGGCAATCTCTGATCGACAGAAAACGATTCATCAGAACCCACCTTCAAAATTCGGCAAGAAACCCTAGTTTAGCCCGCCACAAGGTTTTGCTGCTCAAATATGTGTCTTCACTGCCAACGCTGTTGCAACGCTCTGTACTCGATAGCTCAGATACTGATGATGCTCTAGAATTGGAATTCCCATTCGATTTTATTAAGATCGTTGGTTGCTGCAATGGGCTGGTTTGCCTTTTACTGGATAGAGAAAGACAAAGAGAGTTTGTGTTGTGGAACCCATCTCTCAGAATCTCCAAGAAACTGTCTGAGACAGACATGATGTCATTCTTTCAATTCTACTGTTGTGGGTTCGGTTGGGATGAATCGAGTGGCGATTACAAGGTTTTTGCGATTGCGAAGAGAGCCAGCGGCAAATCTATATATTGGATATATAGCTTGAAGAGTGATTCATGGAAGGAATCAGAGGAAGTGAAGGGTTGGGATTCATGTAAGAAGGAGGATCGTAGTAGGTATGACAAATGTGAAATGGGGGTATTTGCAAGTGGGAGTCTTCATTGGGAGACGACTGATAGACGAGGCGTGGTTGCTTGCGACTTGAAGAGAGAGGCGTTGGGGGCGGTGGAGCTGCCCGAGTGCTCGGAGTGCTGCCGGTGGCAAGGTATTGAGGTTATTGGGGAATGCCTTATGGTATATTACTGGTGCGAGGATTCGAGTTGCTTGGATTTTTGGATGAAGAAGAAGGAGTCTTGGGAGAAAGTGGTGGTTCTTGATGACTACTTCTTTAGTCCTCTCTATATTTCTCCCACCTTGGCTCCTTTTTGGAGTGGTgggtttttttttatcaagattGGGAATTTGTTGGTTTTTGATGGGAAAAGGTTTAGGAATGTGGTCTCGTTGAAATATGCCGATGTCTACATTGAAAGTTTAGTCTCACCATTAGAGTTATAG